In a single window of the Neospora caninum Liverpool complete genome, chromosome VIIa genome:
- a CDS encoding putative ATP-dependent RNA helicase, which yields MERFFLTKGEEEPEVRRAKLPLLGSLEPVAASPKDAGASAGDDDDPLDAYMNQISEQIQVEDEAIRQRQEREAAEEKAAGGAGRGATSGAEADPTCGRFVDDDDPLADSYAYVLDQRQKEAEAQAANLLKARRKKTRGGDSDDDFGGEDGEVRGTKQLASVDHSMLVYPAFQRDIYTEAADLCSLSHEAVGELRASLQIRITGLNAPRPIASFLHLKESLSKALFAGINKRGFTLPTPIQSAAIPCLMRGRDVLGLAETGSGKTAAYLIPVLARLQHLKEEEKWPKQHVVFADNRPEKVGAALRAGPAALILCPTRELAVQIDGEVHALLAKAKLAHAAVPLKHALLAGGFDKTEQYKALKVGVDLAVANPGRLIDLATMKGLEDVLKKVVMVVIDEADKMVQMGFENQLRSILSALRPDRITCMFSATLPQRCETIGRQFLRSPVKITIGEGGQAAKSVEQNVAIVHSEEGKFHWVAAHLLSLLSSSDPGQEPPSDNGRVAVVFCNTQQRCEDLAFLLEAELSAQMDDLARAALAPSSSASPAPGVERAKRERDECQAGARDEEKDANWGVKRRVTATKELTRNENTKAAAARLLHVELDGEGADVEGKLLRNAEQTFKYVAVVHGGLNQTERLTAVRRLHRHLLKPPPPPVSSLPPSVDAASLISPLVLVATDVAARGLDFPAGLSLVVSYDAPAEGEVYVHRIGRAGRAGRRGRSFALLTRAEKRSAALLVEAMEAVDQQAPRQLLDMAMGYAPFRNARLAGMKMEEPARGRKKKGDHRQSANASFGLGYTGPQSSSAAEGSHAKNVYAAAASAAAAAICLQKEQAMNLREGGVPVSGATGSSAAGTAGAKRGRWDSDEQSKKGEDGGSGPVTLEQLRPASSSLSSFSLNPGEGKVENGGDSRAQQPRVVGVDDELSSDDEPAVPAAPSRPGLLNLSKREERRRQWAEEAEARREQQLQKERDAERRERVSPPRKSFTERRPGAGTSEERRAGTREGQGTGAESSSFSVGSQSVDARSRVQAGFASGHQHPQAAAHHVVNAHARPGDVRSSPASLHSLYAASQPQSGHAGAPSPAYPPQQLSAVWGTTTPASGGDAQRDRAWGQGSLCTSAYSAVPAPNVHASFGAAGASGRVSDPAAAAALAAAIAHAQQAAARRDAGGR from the exons ATGGAGCGTTTTTTCCTGAcaaaaggtgaagaagagccggAGGTTCGCCGGGCCAAGCTTCCCTTGCTGGGAAGCCTGGAACCCGTGGCGGCTTCCCcgaaagacgcaggcgcatCAGCCGGCGACGACGATGATCCTTTGGACGCCTACATGAACCAAATTTCCGAACAGATTCAAGTGGAAGATGAAGCTATTCGACAGCGACAAGAGCGCGAAgcagctgaagagaaagccgctggaggcgcggggcgaggcgcaACTTCCGGGGCAGAGGCAGACCCGACTTGTGGAAGATTTGTCGACGATGATGACCCTCTCGCCGACAGCTACGCGTATGTTTTGGATCAACGACAGAAG GAGGCCGAGGCACAGGCTGCGAACCTGTTGAAagcaagaaggaagaagacacgggGCGGAGATTCGGACGACGACTTTGGCGGAGAAGATGGCGAGGTTCGAGGCACGAAACAGCTGGCTTCAGTGGACCATAGCAT GCTCGTCTACCCAGCCTTTCAGCGCGACATTTACACCGAGGCTGCGGACCTGTGTAGCCTTTCCCATGAGGCTGTCGGCGAGCTCCGCGCGTCGCTGCAAATCCGGATCACGGGTCTGAACGCTCCTCGCCCAATTGCGTCCTTTCTCCACCTCAAAGAGTCTCTGTCAAAG GCGCTTTTCGCTGGAATCAACAAGCGAGGCTTCACGCTGCCGACGCCCATCCAGTCCGCAGCCATTCCCTGCCTAATGCGAGGCAGAGATGTCCTAGGAT TGGCTGAGACTGGCAGCGGCAAAACTGCAGCGTACCTGATCCCTGTCCTTGCGCGCCTCCAGCACctgaaggaagaagaaaagtggCCGAAACAGCATGTGGTTTTCGCCGACAATCGGCCCGAGAAAGTTGGAGCTGCGCTTCGAGCTGGACCCGCCGCGCTGATTCTCTGCCCCACACG GGAGCTGGCAGTGCAAATTGACGGCgaagtgcatgcgctcctCGCCAAGGCGAAGCTGGCGCATGCGGCGGTGCCGCTGAAGCATGCGCTCCTCGCTGGCGGCTTCGACAAAACCGAGCAGTACAAGGCGCTGAAGGTGGGCGTGGATCTGGCTGTCGCGAACCCCGGGCGCCTGATCGATCTCGCGACGATGAAGGGGCTCGAGGACGTGCTCAAGAAAGTTGTCATGGTGGTGATCGACGAAGCGGACAAAATG GTCCAAATGGGATTCGAGAATCAACTTCGCAGCATCTTGAGCGCACTGCGCCCAGACCGGATCACGTGCATGTTCAGCGCGACGCTGCCACAGCGCTGTGAAACGATAGGCAG GCAGTTCCTGCGCAGCCCTGTGAAGATCACCATCGGCGAAGGTGGACAG GCGGCGAAGTCTGTTGAGCAGAACGTCGCGATTGTCcacagcgaggaagggaagtTTCACTGGGTGGCTGCAcaccttctgtctctgctctcgtcgTCCGACCCCGGCCAAGAGCCCCCGTCGGACAACGGCCGGGTTGCAGTGGTGTTTTGCAACACGCAGCAGCGGTGCGAAGATCTGGCCTTTCTCCTCGAGGCGGAACTTTCGGCGCAAATGGACGACCTCGctcgcgcggctctcgcgccgagctcctctgcgtcgccggcgcctgGGGTGGAACGGgcaaagcgcgagagagacgagtgCCAGGCGGGCGCgagggacgaggaaaaggatgCGAACTGGGGCGTGAAGCGAAGGGTGACTGCGACGAAAGAGTTGACCCGAAACGAAAACACAAAGGCGGCAGCTGCGCGGCTGCTGCATGTGGAGCTGGACGGCGAAGGGGCCGACGTCGAGGGCAAGTTGTTGAGGAACGCAGAACAGACGTTCAAGT ACGTCGCTGTCGTCCACGGCGGCCTTAACCAGACCGAACGGTTGACTGCAGTGCGGCGTCTCCACCGACACCTTTTGaagccgcctcctcccccgGTGTCGTCGCTCCCTCCTTCCGTCGATGCTGCGTCCTTAatctcccctctcgtcctTGTCGCGACTGACGTTGCAGCGCGAGGCCTCGACTTCCCCGCTGGGCTCTCGCTCGTCGTCAGCTACGACGCCCCAGCAGAGGgtgaggtgtacgtacaccgcatCGGAAGAGCCGGCAGGGCCGGTCGACGTGGACGGTCTTTTGCGCTGCTCACGCGAGCGGAGAAACGCTCTGCCGCACTTCTGGTCGAGGCGATGGAG GCCGTCGATCAACAGGCTCCGCGGCAGCTCCTGGACATGGCGATGGGATACG CTCCGTTCCGGAATGCGCGACTCGCCGGCATGAAGATGGAAGAACCCgcaagagggaggaagaagaagggtgACCACCGTCAATCCGCCAACGCCTCCTTCGGGCTCGG ctACACAGGGCCTCAGTCGAGCAGCGCCGCTGAAGGCTCGCATGCGAAGAATGTGTACGCAGCAGCCGCCTCTGCAGCCGCGGCGGCGATTTGTCTCCAGAAGGAGCAAGCGATGAATctgagagaaggcggagtgCCTGTCTCGGGGGCGACCGGCAGTTCCGCTGCCGGGACGGCAGGGGCGAAGCGAGGCCGGTGGGACTCGGACGAACAATcgaagaagggcgaagacgggggAAGTGGACCCGTCACTctcgagcagctgcggccagcctcgtcgtctctgtcgtcctTTTCGTTGAATCCTGGAGAGGGGAAGGTGGAGAACGGCGGGGATTCGCGCGCGCAACAGCCGCGCGTTGTCGGCGTCGATGACGAGCTTTCTTCCGATGACGAGCCGGCGGTTCCGGCAGCTCCTTCCCGTCCGGGTTTGCTCAATCTgagcaagcgagaagagcgccggagacagtgggcagaagaggcggaagctCGGCGCGAACAGCAGCTACAGAAAGAGCGCGACGCCGAGCGACGAGAGCGCGTGTCGCCTCCCCGGAAATCCTTCACGGAGCGTCGCCCAGGCGCGGGGACGagtgaagagaggagagcgggaacgcgagagggacaagggacaggcgcggaaagctcttccttctctgtagGAAGTCAGTCTGTGGACGCGAGGAGCCGTGTTCAAGCGGGCTTTGCGTCCGGACATCAACACCCCCAGGCGGCGGCGCATCACGTGGTgaacgcgcatgcaaggccGGGGGACGTGCGGTCGAGTCCTGCGTCTTTGCATTCCTTGTACgccgcctcgcagcctcAGAGCGGCCACGCCGGCGCACCTTCTCCTGCCTACCCCCCCCAACAGCTGAGCGCTGTCTGGGGAACCACCACGCCAGccagcggcggagacgcacagagagatcGTGCCTGGGGTCAGGGTTCCCTGTGCACCTCGGCGTATTCCGCTGTCCCGGCACCtaatgtgcatgcatcgttTGGAGCTGCAGGTGCGTCTGGACGCGTCTCCGACCCtgccgctgcggcggctcTGGCGGCAGCCattgcgcatgcacagcaggcggcggcgcggagagacgccggaggGAGATGA